A single genomic interval of Halorubrum aethiopicum harbors:
- a CDS encoding SDR family NAD(P)-dependent oxidoreductase translates to MNGVDGKTAVVTGAGSGIGRATARRLAEEGADVVVADVVEETGRETAESIAADGGNATFVEVDVSDVESVERMVDVAIETYGSLDLAVNNAGILTGFAEVTDVTEEQWDTLMDVNLKGVWACMRAELDVMEEEGSGVIVNVASEAGLVGMGGLSSYSASKHGLVGLTKTVALEYAGRGVRVNAIAPGPTDTNIAENMRGGVDPSTLPFDTSTMSEVPMGRSADPEEMAGVIAFLCSSDASYVTGVTIPVDGGQAAD, encoded by the coding sequence ATGAACGGAGTGGACGGGAAGACGGCGGTCGTCACGGGAGCGGGCTCCGGGATCGGACGGGCGACGGCCCGCCGCCTCGCGGAGGAGGGTGCCGACGTCGTCGTCGCGGACGTGGTCGAGGAGACCGGGAGGGAGACGGCCGAGTCGATAGCGGCCGACGGCGGGAACGCGACGTTCGTCGAGGTCGACGTCTCGGACGTCGAGTCGGTCGAGCGCATGGTCGACGTCGCCATCGAGACGTACGGGAGCCTCGACCTCGCGGTCAACAACGCGGGCATCCTCACCGGGTTCGCCGAGGTCACCGACGTCACGGAGGAGCAGTGGGACACGCTGATGGACGTCAACCTCAAGGGCGTCTGGGCGTGTATGCGAGCCGAACTCGACGTGATGGAAGAGGAGGGGAGCGGCGTCATCGTCAACGTTGCCTCGGAGGCCGGGCTCGTTGGAATGGGCGGGCTCTCCAGTTACTCGGCGAGCAAACACGGCCTCGTCGGGCTGACGAAGACGGTCGCACTGGAGTACGCGGGCCGGGGCGTCCGGGTCAACGCCATCGCGCCGGGTCCGACCGACACGAACATCGCCGAGAACATGCGGGGCGGCGTCGATCCGTCCACGCTCCCCTTCGACACGTCGACGATGAGCGAGGTGCCGATGGGGCGGAGCGCGGATCCGGAGGAGATGGCCGGCGTGATCGCGTTCCTCTGTTCTTCGGACGCCTCCTACGTCACCGGCGTCACGATCCCGGTCGACGGCGGGCAGGCGGCGGATTGA
- the asd gene encoding aspartate-semialdehyde dehydrogenase, giving the protein MTVRVGILGATGAVGQRFIQLLDSHPTFELAAVTASPESAGLTYREAAKWRVDTPIPDDVAEMEVVATEPAAIADADVDLLFSSLPSSVAAEVEPPFLEEGYVVSSNSSNDRMAEDVPLTIPEINPDHLGLIDVQRDERGWDGALVKNPNCSTITMVPTLAALDEFGLEAVHVSTLQAVSGAGYSGVTSMEILDNAIPHIGGEEDKMETESRKLLGSFDGAELSLHDADVAASCNRIPTLDGHLENVFADLAESPEPEAVREAMRGFESADLPSSPDQLIKVFGPDEPDRPQPRLDRTYADGMGIVAGGVESTTKGVQYNCLAHNTIRGAAGASILNGELLVEEGYV; this is encoded by the coding sequence ATGACTGTACGAGTCGGTATCCTCGGTGCGACCGGTGCGGTCGGTCAGCGATTCATCCAACTGCTCGATAGCCACCCGACGTTCGAACTGGCGGCCGTGACGGCGAGCCCCGAGAGCGCGGGACTGACGTACCGCGAGGCCGCGAAGTGGCGCGTCGACACGCCGATCCCCGACGACGTCGCCGAAATGGAGGTCGTCGCGACCGAGCCGGCGGCGATCGCCGACGCCGACGTCGACCTGCTCTTCTCCTCGCTCCCCTCCTCGGTCGCCGCCGAGGTCGAGCCGCCGTTCCTCGAGGAGGGGTACGTCGTCTCCTCGAACTCCTCGAACGACCGGATGGCCGAAGACGTCCCGCTCACGATCCCCGAGATCAACCCGGACCACCTCGGACTGATCGACGTCCAGCGCGACGAGCGCGGCTGGGACGGCGCGTTGGTGAAGAACCCGAACTGCTCGACGATCACGATGGTGCCCACGCTGGCGGCGCTCGACGAGTTCGGGCTGGAGGCGGTCCACGTCTCGACGCTCCAGGCGGTCTCCGGCGCGGGCTACTCCGGCGTCACGTCGATGGAGATCCTCGACAACGCCATCCCGCACATCGGCGGCGAGGAGGACAAGATGGAGACGGAGTCGCGCAAGCTGCTCGGCTCGTTCGACGGCGCGGAACTCAGCCTCCACGACGCCGACGTGGCCGCCTCCTGTAACCGGATCCCCACCCTCGACGGCCACCTCGAGAACGTGTTCGCCGACCTGGCCGAGAGCCCCGAGCCGGAGGCGGTCCGCGAGGCCATGCGCGGGTTCGAGAGCGCGGACCTGCCGAGTTCGCCGGATCAGCTGATCAAGGTGTTCGGCCCCGACGAGCCGGACCGCCCGCAGCCCCGCCTCGACCGGACGTACGCCGACGGGATGGGGATCGTCGCCGGCGGCGTCGAGTCGACGACGAAGGGGGTCCAGTACAACTGTCTCGCACACAACACGATCCGCGGCGCGGCCGGCGCGTCGATCCTGAACGGCGAGCTGCTCGTCGAGGAAGGCTACGTCTGA
- a CDS encoding glutaredoxin family protein — protein sequence MSIRLYALEGCPWCEKVHDALADAGIEYETTWVEALHSDRDEVKRVSGQRGVPVLVDDERGVTMAESANVLEYVERTLA from the coding sequence ATGTCCATCCGACTGTACGCCCTCGAGGGATGCCCGTGGTGTGAGAAGGTCCACGACGCGCTCGCCGACGCCGGCATCGAGTACGAGACGACGTGGGTCGAGGCGTTACACTCCGACCGCGACGAGGTCAAACGCGTGAGCGGACAGCGCGGCGTCCCGGTCCTCGTCGACGACGAGCGCGGCGTGACGATGGCCGAGAGCGCGAACGTTCTGGAGTACGTCGAGCGAACGCTCGCATGA
- a CDS encoding cob(I)yrinic acid a,c-diamide adenosyltransferase, which translates to MTIYTGRGDDGETDLRDMSRVSKSSHRIEAYGTVDEANALIGTVRPTGHDDLDEMLEAVQNHLHVVQADLANPDPDPDDPSVESDHVERVEEWIDAFDEELEPLRSFVLPGGGPAGAALHHARTVVRRAERRTVELAASEPINETTVTYLNRLSDLCFTLGRVANARDGEPEESPSY; encoded by the coding sequence ATGACGATCTACACCGGCCGCGGCGACGACGGCGAGACGGACTTACGCGACATGAGTCGGGTGTCGAAGTCCAGCCACCGGATCGAGGCGTACGGCACCGTCGACGAGGCGAACGCGCTGATCGGGACCGTCCGCCCCACCGGCCACGACGACCTCGACGAGATGCTCGAGGCGGTCCAGAACCACCTCCACGTGGTCCAGGCCGATCTCGCGAACCCCGATCCGGACCCCGACGACCCGTCCGTCGAATCGGACCACGTCGAGCGGGTGGAGGAGTGGATCGACGCGTTCGACGAGGAGCTGGAGCCGCTACGGTCGTTCGTGCTGCCCGGCGGCGGTCCCGCGGGCGCGGCGCTCCACCACGCCCGAACGGTGGTCCGCCGGGCCGAGCGGCGGACGGTCGAACTCGCGGCCTCGGAGCCGATAAACGAGACGACCGTCACCTATCTCAACCGACTCTCGGACCTGTGTTTCACCCTCGGACGGGTGGCGAACGCGCGCGACGGCGAGCCCGAGGAGTCGCCGTCGTACTGA
- a CDS encoding DUF7553 family protein, translating into MSKHFEDARYYLGRAAEHAKAGVKEELAPLQERVSKLVGDEPEEEPEPSRLEKLQTDLKALEERAEGEAREAVKSARERVEAYRKRDEQPAE; encoded by the coding sequence ATGAGCAAGCACTTCGAGGACGCACGGTACTACCTGGGTCGAGCGGCCGAACACGCGAAGGCGGGCGTCAAAGAGGAACTCGCGCCGCTCCAGGAGCGGGTCTCGAAGCTCGTCGGCGACGAGCCCGAGGAGGAGCCGGAGCCGTCGCGGCTGGAGAAGCTCCAGACCGACCTCAAAGCACTCGAGGAGCGCGCCGAGGGCGAGGCTCGCGAAGCCGTGAAGTCGGCGCGCGAGCGCGTCGAGGCGTACCGCAAGCGCGACGAGCAGCCGGCCGAATAG
- a CDS encoding thioesterase family protein produces MSTYTTEIPVRFRDIDAMGHVNNAVYATYLEQARTDYFRDVLSADLSGVATVLASVSIQFRRPVELGDGTVAVEVDVPELGESSVPMTYEVRTGGDVVAEAESVQVAVDDEGSSRPIPETYREAIEAYHGL; encoded by the coding sequence ATGAGCACGTACACCACGGAGATCCCCGTTCGATTCCGCGACATCGACGCGATGGGACACGTCAACAACGCCGTGTACGCGACGTACCTCGAACAGGCTCGGACGGACTACTTCCGGGACGTCCTCTCGGCGGACCTCTCGGGCGTAGCGACCGTCCTCGCGTCGGTGTCGATCCAGTTCCGGCGGCCGGTCGAACTCGGAGACGGGACGGTGGCCGTCGAGGTCGACGTGCCCGAACTCGGCGAGTCGAGCGTGCCGATGACCTACGAGGTCCGGACCGGAGGAGACGTGGTCGCCGAGGCGGAGTCGGTCCAGGTCGCCGTCGACGACGAGGGATCCTCGCGGCCGATCCCGGAGACGTATCGAGAGGCGATCGAGGCGTATCACGGCCTGTAG
- the phoU gene encoding phosphate signaling complex protein PhoU yields the protein MPREQYQTKLENLRDDVLYMSELVADRLRMGLDALERRDAELGERVITGDAEVNELYLELEQQCTDLIALQQPVAGDLRFIAASFKIITDLERIADLATNLGEYAGEAEREVFPDVDVQRIGDDTLEMLDVAMAAYAESDPSRCHEVAEMDDDLDAACEAASDLVVRDLIEQDHLDEEADVEATMANVSRLLLTIRDLERVGDHAVNIAARALYMIENDDELLY from the coding sequence ATGCCACGGGAACAGTATCAGACGAAACTGGAGAACCTCCGCGACGACGTGCTCTACATGAGCGAGCTCGTCGCCGACCGGCTCCGGATGGGCCTCGACGCTCTCGAGCGGCGGGACGCCGAACTCGGCGAGCGCGTGATCACGGGCGACGCCGAGGTCAACGAGCTCTATCTGGAGTTAGAACAGCAGTGTACGGACCTCATCGCGCTTCAACAGCCGGTCGCCGGCGACCTCCGATTCATCGCGGCCTCGTTCAAGATCATCACCGACCTCGAGCGGATCGCCGACCTCGCGACCAACCTCGGCGAGTACGCCGGCGAGGCGGAACGCGAGGTGTTCCCGGACGTCGACGTCCAGCGGATCGGCGACGACACCCTGGAGATGCTCGACGTCGCGATGGCCGCCTACGCCGAGTCCGACCCGAGCCGGTGTCACGAGGTCGCCGAGATGGACGACGACCTCGACGCCGCCTGCGAGGCGGCGAGCGACCTCGTCGTCCGCGACCTGATAGAGCAGGACCACCTCGACGAGGAGGCCGACGTTGAGGCGACGATGGCGAACGTCTCGCGGCTGCTGTTGACGATCCGCGACCTCGAGCGCGTGGGCGATCACGCGGTCAACATCGCCGCCCGCGCGCTGTACATGATCGAGAACGACGACGAGCTGCTGTACTGA
- a CDS encoding MATE family efflux transporter: MPIPRDPVDALGRLLDRWGIIDAERFRPTLDLAWPRVVTGFAIMSKQTADLAMVGIAIGTAGTAGLAFALGYWSIVVLLGLGLAGGTVSLVSQNYGGGRTERASRVVTQSALLAAAMSLPVMALFVGFAPELIGVLGAGPDPLRYGTVYLLYVTPAVLFETLNLIASRTYTGVGDTFTEMVARTGGAVLNVVLSALFIFGLDMGVAGVALGTTLSTGAVTVVLGWGMLGRSYGSLGMEPSPVPIAVTGSVVDAAIVRQLLEVSAPEIGRRLAQGLVVFPLLWVASSFGPVVVTALEVARRVRAMINSVNWGMSLASSSLVGQRLGADEEEEAGAYGAEIIRLAMVIYVALAAVVILLASPLAELFVSGPEEVAATAAFIGVAAVSAVGLGLDGTASGALVGAGDTRWPFVASLLGRYAFALPAALLGLVTPLGVVGLYLALILEPFVPGLINYGLFRSGRWKVVSRRYRSGAGSD, translated from the coding sequence ATGCCGATCCCTCGCGACCCGGTCGACGCCCTCGGACGGCTCCTCGATCGCTGGGGGATCATCGACGCCGAGCGGTTCCGCCCCACGCTCGATCTCGCCTGGCCGCGCGTGGTGACCGGGTTCGCGATCATGTCCAAACAGACCGCGGACCTGGCGATGGTCGGGATCGCCATCGGCACCGCCGGGACGGCCGGGCTGGCGTTCGCGCTCGGCTACTGGAGCATCGTCGTCCTGCTGGGGCTCGGCCTCGCCGGCGGGACGGTGAGCCTCGTCTCGCAGAACTACGGGGGCGGTCGGACGGAGCGCGCCTCGCGCGTGGTCACGCAGAGCGCGCTGCTCGCGGCGGCGATGTCGCTGCCGGTCATGGCGCTCTTCGTGGGGTTCGCGCCCGAGCTGATCGGCGTCCTCGGGGCCGGGCCCGACCCGCTGCGGTACGGGACGGTGTACCTGCTGTACGTCACGCCCGCCGTGCTCTTCGAGACGCTGAACCTCATCGCCAGCCGGACGTACACCGGCGTCGGCGACACGTTCACCGAGATGGTCGCCCGGACGGGGGGCGCGGTGCTCAACGTCGTGCTCAGCGCCCTGTTCATCTTCGGGCTCGACATGGGCGTCGCCGGCGTCGCGCTGGGGACGACGCTCTCGACCGGCGCGGTGACGGTCGTGCTCGGCTGGGGGATGCTCGGCCGCTCGTACGGGAGCCTGGGGATGGAACCCAGTCCCGTCCCGATCGCCGTCACCGGCTCGGTCGTGGACGCGGCGATCGTCCGACAGCTGCTCGAGGTCTCCGCCCCGGAGATCGGCCGGCGGCTCGCACAGGGGCTCGTGGTCTTCCCGCTCCTGTGGGTCGCCTCCTCGTTCGGGCCGGTGGTCGTCACGGCCCTCGAGGTCGCCCGGCGGGTCCGCGCGATGATAAACAGCGTCAACTGGGGGATGTCGCTGGCGTCGAGCTCGCTCGTCGGCCAGCGGCTCGGGGCCGACGAGGAGGAGGAGGCCGGGGCCTACGGGGCGGAGATCATCCGGCTCGCGATGGTGATCTACGTGGCCCTCGCTGCGGTCGTGATCCTGCTCGCGTCGCCGCTCGCGGAGCTGTTCGTCTCCGGGCCCGAGGAGGTCGCCGCGACCGCGGCGTTCATCGGTGTCGCCGCCGTGAGCGCCGTCGGACTCGGCCTCGACGGAACGGCCTCGGGCGCGCTCGTGGGCGCGGGCGACACCCGCTGGCCCTTCGTCGCCTCGCTGCTCGGCCGGTACGCCTTCGCGCTCCCCGCGGCGCTCCTCGGGCTCGTCACGCCGCTCGGCGTCGTCGGGCTCTACCTGGCGCTGATCCTGGAGCCGTTCGTTCCGGGGCTGATCAACTACGGGCTGTTCCGGTCCGGCCGCTGGAAGGTCGTCAGCCGGCGCTACCGGTCGGGCGCGGGAAGCGACTGA
- a CDS encoding polysaccharide deacetylase family protein, with amino-acid sequence MSHSVCLTYDFDAVSGWTSAGMPEYRSWGVYGAETCVPRLLDLHDRTGVPSTWFVPGHTIESFPEACGAIYDRGHEIQHHGWSHDPLPSFGSREAERRDFVRGIEAIEELTGETPTGFRNPAGGFSEHTVDLLREFGFEWDSSGTERDLRPYYLREPGTVEPDRPYRRGERTDIVTVPVPWHRDDWLQLFPVASDPQFVSYGHEPDVFHRWRTELDWMRDHVEEGVLTLLLHPQCAGRAPFVAELESFVEDVTDLDDTAFADVSTVAASFSS; translated from the coding sequence ATGTCACACAGCGTCTGTCTCACGTACGACTTCGACGCCGTTTCCGGCTGGACGAGCGCCGGGATGCCGGAGTACCGCTCGTGGGGCGTGTACGGCGCCGAGACCTGCGTCCCGCGGCTGCTCGACCTCCACGACCGGACCGGCGTCCCCTCGACGTGGTTCGTTCCGGGACACACGATAGAGAGCTTTCCAGAGGCCTGCGGCGCGATCTACGACCGCGGCCACGAGATCCAACATCACGGCTGGAGCCACGATCCGCTCCCCTCCTTCGGCTCCCGGGAGGCCGAGCGACGCGACTTCGTCCGCGGCATCGAGGCGATAGAGGAGTTGACCGGCGAGACGCCGACCGGCTTCCGGAACCCCGCCGGCGGCTTCTCGGAACACACCGTCGACCTGCTCCGGGAGTTCGGCTTCGAGTGGGACTCGAGCGGTACCGAGCGCGACCTCCGGCCGTACTACCTCCGCGAACCGGGAACCGTCGAGCCCGATCGGCCGTACCGTCGCGGCGAGCGGACCGACATCGTCACGGTCCCGGTCCCGTGGCACCGCGACGACTGGCTTCAACTGTTCCCCGTGGCCTCCGACCCGCAGTTCGTCTCCTACGGCCACGAGCCGGACGTGTTCCACCGGTGGCGGACGGAGCTGGACTGGATGCGCGACCACGTCGAGGAGGGCGTCCTGACGCTGCTTTTACACCCGCAGTGTGCCGGCCGCGCCCCGTTCGTCGCCGAACTCGAGTCGTTCGTCGAGGACGTGACCGATCTCGACGACACGGCGTTCGCCGACGTCTCGACCGTCGCGGCGTCGTTCTCGTCGTAG
- a CDS encoding NADP-dependent malic enzyme encodes MGLDDDAREYHRSEPPGKIEISTTKPTNTQRDLSLAYSPGVAAPCRDIAADPESVFEYTAKGNMVAVVSNGSAVLGLGDIGAAASKPVMEGKGVLFKRFADIDVFDIELDIEEVDPFCTAVSAMEPTFGGINLEDIKAPECFEIEERLREEMDVPVFHDDQHGTAIISGAALMNAADIVDKDLSDLEIVFSGAGASAIATARFYVSLGAKRENITMCDSSGIITEARADAGEVNEYKREFASDVEGGDLADAMAGADVFVGLSVGGIVSQEMVRSMASDPILFAMANPDPEITYEDAKAARDDTVIMATGRSDYPNMVNNVLGFPFLFRGALDVRATEINEEMKRAAAEALAELARKDVPDAVVKAYGDDPLQFGPDYVIPKPLDPRVLFEVAPAVAQAAMVSGSARTDIDLERYRERLEARLGKSREMMRVVLNKAKSDPKRIALAEGTDEKMIRAAYQLSEQGIAEPVLLGDADEIARTADELGLSFRPEIVDPDERDVTAYGDRLHELRKRKGITRREANELVRRDTNYLGSVMVKAGDADAMLTGLTHHYPSALRPPLQVIGSAADTDTVAGVYMLTFKNRVVFCADTTVNQDPDRETLAEITRHTADLARRFNVEPRAAVLSYSNFGSVDNEGTRKPREAVELLHEDPEVDFPVDGEMQADTAVVDEILNGTYEFSELDEAANVLVFPNLEAGNIGYKLLQRLGGAEAIGPMLVGMDEPVHVLQRGDEVKDIVNLAGVAVVDAQE; translated from the coding sequence ATGGGATTGGACGACGACGCACGCGAGTATCACCGGTCGGAGCCGCCGGGGAAGATCGAGATATCGACGACGAAGCCCACGAACACCCAGCGGGACCTCTCGCTGGCGTACTCTCCGGGAGTCGCCGCGCCGTGTCGCGACATCGCCGCCGACCCGGAGTCCGTCTTCGAGTACACGGCGAAGGGGAACATGGTGGCCGTCGTCTCGAACGGCTCCGCCGTCCTCGGACTCGGCGACATCGGCGCGGCCGCGTCGAAGCCGGTCATGGAGGGGAAAGGCGTCCTGTTCAAGCGGTTCGCCGACATCGACGTCTTCGACATCGAGCTGGACATCGAGGAGGTCGACCCGTTCTGTACCGCGGTCTCCGCGATGGAGCCCACCTTCGGCGGGATCAACCTCGAGGACATCAAGGCGCCCGAGTGCTTCGAGATCGAGGAACGCCTCCGCGAGGAGATGGACGTCCCCGTCTTCCACGACGACCAGCACGGGACCGCGATCATCTCCGGCGCGGCGCTGATGAACGCGGCGGACATCGTCGACAAGGACCTCTCCGACCTCGAGATCGTCTTCTCGGGGGCGGGCGCGTCCGCCATCGCGACCGCGCGGTTTTACGTCTCGCTCGGCGCGAAACGCGAGAACATCACGATGTGTGACTCCTCCGGGATCATCACGGAGGCGCGGGCGGACGCCGGCGAGGTCAACGAGTACAAACGGGAGTTCGCGAGCGACGTCGAGGGCGGCGACCTCGCGGACGCGATGGCGGGCGCGGACGTGTTCGTCGGCCTCTCGGTCGGCGGGATCGTCTCCCAGGAGATGGTCCGGTCGATGGCGTCCGATCCGATCCTCTTCGCGATGGCGAACCCGGACCCGGAGATCACCTACGAGGACGCCAAGGCCGCCCGCGACGACACCGTGATCATGGCGACGGGCCGGTCCGACTACCCGAACATGGTGAACAACGTCCTCGGGTTCCCGTTCCTCTTCCGCGGCGCGCTCGACGTGCGCGCGACCGAGATCAACGAGGAGATGAAACGCGCCGCCGCTGAGGCGCTCGCGGAGCTTGCTCGGAAGGACGTCCCCGACGCCGTCGTGAAGGCGTACGGCGACGACCCGCTCCAGTTCGGCCCCGACTACGTCATCCCGAAGCCGCTCGACCCCCGCGTGCTCTTCGAGGTCGCGCCCGCGGTCGCGCAGGCGGCCATGGTCTCCGGCTCCGCGCGGACCGATATCGACCTCGAGCGGTACCGCGAGCGCCTCGAGGCGCGGCTCGGCAAGTCCCGCGAGATGATGCGGGTCGTGTTGAACAAGGCGAAAAGCGACCCGAAGCGGATCGCGCTCGCCGAGGGGACGGACGAGAAGATGATCCGGGCAGCCTACCAGCTCTCCGAACAGGGGATCGCCGAGCCGGTGTTGCTCGGCGACGCCGACGAGATCGCCCGGACGGCGGACGAGCTCGGGCTCTCGTTCCGGCCGGAGATCGTGGACCCCGACGAGCGGGACGTCACGGCGTACGGCGACCGGCTCCACGAGCTCCGGAAGCGGAAGGGGATCACCCGGCGCGAGGCGAACGAGCTCGTCCGACGGGACACGAACTACCTCGGGAGCGTCATGGTGAAGGCGGGCGACGCCGACGCGATGTTGACCGGGCTCACCCACCACTACCCGTCGGCGCTCCGGCCGCCGCTTCAGGTGATCGGCTCCGCGGCCGACACCGACACCGTCGCCGGCGTCTACATGCTGACGTTCAAGAACCGCGTGGTGTTCTGTGCGGACACGACCGTCAACCAGGACCCCGACCGGGAGACGCTCGCGGAGATCACCCGCCACACCGCCGACCTCGCCCGGCGGTTCAACGTCGAACCGCGCGCGGCGGTCCTCTCGTACTCGAACTTCGGGAGCGTCGACAACGAGGGTACCCGGAAGCCGCGGGAGGCGGTCGAGCTCCTCCACGAGGACCCCGAGGTCGACTTCCCGGTCGACGGGGAGATGCAGGCGGACACCGCCGTCGTCGACGAGATCCTCAACGGGACCTACGAGTTCTCCGAGCTCGACGAGGCCGCGAACGTGCTCGTGTTCCCGAACCTCGAGGCCGGCAATATCGGGTACAAGCTGCTCCAGCGGCTCGGCGGCGCGGAGGCCATCGGCCCCATGCTGGTCGGCATGGACGAGCCGGTCCACGTCCTCCAGCGCGGCGACGAGGTGAAAGACATCGTCAACCTCGCCGGCGTCGCGGTCGTCGACGCACAGGAGTGA
- a CDS encoding DUF7544 domain-containing protein: protein MSWSAVDAVDDAVEATRRFLFPFSLVRWAKLALLVLLMGGGVRTNVSVPFFPNPEFATGPGGPVGEPTEGPSGEPLFGPNGLQGDVGLEAVDANLLVAIAAVIVVVAVAVSVASISLRLVFYDALRTNEVRLWRPFVERLRQALGLFVFSTLISLLLAIPVVVAVLTEVDVGWGPADALGSAVAGLSTWGIGALVALTVLLAVVVLFVLRFTYEFVVPVMVLRDEGVLAGWGRFLPTLRESWVEFLLYLVVHFFLGVGISVAESFVFLFVGGLVAVFAGVVVLIAGGLLGGLPAVTGTTAGLAVLAVVVVVALLALLILLLPVRLLTRTYLIAYEVSTLGGIDPDLAMLDREIDPNASGGSSGDDESGGGGESGGGGESGGDSESGSGGGPGGDEGPDGTGDDDGSAGSGESDLWESPDEGRDPEDRSDDLFGTDR from the coding sequence ATGAGTTGGAGCGCCGTCGACGCCGTGGACGACGCGGTCGAGGCCACCCGTAGGTTCCTGTTCCCGTTCAGCCTCGTTCGCTGGGCGAAGCTCGCCCTCCTCGTCCTCCTGATGGGAGGTGGCGTACGCACGAACGTCTCGGTCCCCTTCTTCCCGAACCCCGAGTTCGCGACCGGTCCGGGAGGGCCGGTAGGGGAGCCGACGGAGGGCCCGAGCGGCGAACCGCTCTTCGGACCGAACGGGCTCCAGGGGGACGTCGGGCTCGAAGCGGTCGACGCGAACCTCCTCGTCGCGATCGCGGCGGTCATCGTCGTCGTCGCGGTCGCGGTCTCGGTCGCGTCGATATCGCTGCGCCTGGTCTTCTACGACGCGCTCCGCACGAACGAGGTTCGGCTCTGGAGACCGTTCGTCGAGCGTCTGCGACAGGCGCTCGGGCTGTTCGTCTTCTCGACGCTGATCAGCCTGCTGCTGGCGATCCCCGTCGTCGTCGCCGTGTTGACCGAGGTGGACGTCGGCTGGGGGCCCGCGGACGCGCTGGGGTCGGCCGTCGCCGGGCTCTCGACGTGGGGGATCGGCGCGCTCGTGGCGCTCACGGTCCTGCTCGCCGTCGTCGTGCTCTTCGTGCTCCGGTTCACCTACGAGTTCGTCGTTCCGGTGATGGTCCTCCGCGACGAGGGCGTCCTCGCGGGGTGGGGGCGGTTCCTCCCGACGCTCCGCGAGTCGTGGGTCGAGTTCCTCCTGTATCTCGTCGTCCACTTCTTCCTGGGCGTCGGCATCTCCGTGGCCGAGAGCTTCGTCTTCCTCTTCGTCGGCGGGCTCGTCGCGGTGTTCGCCGGCGTCGTCGTGCTGATCGCCGGCGGACTCCTGGGCGGGTTGCCGGCGGTGACCGGGACGACCGCCGGACTCGCGGTGCTCGCGGTCGTCGTCGTCGTCGCGCTGCTCGCGCTCCTGATCCTGCTTCTCCCCGTCCGGCTCCTCACCCGGACCTACCTGATCGCCTACGAGGTCTCGACGCTCGGCGGCATCGACCCGGACCTCGCGATGCTGGATCGGGAGATCGACCCGAACGCGTCGGGCGGGTCGAGCGGCGACGACGAGTCGGGCGGTGGCGGTGAGTCGGGCGGTGGCGGTGAGTCGGGCGGTGACAGCGAATCGGGAAGTGGCGGCGGACCGGGAGGTGACGAGGGACCGGACGGAACGGGCGATGACGACGGGTCCGCGGGTTCGGGGGAGTCGGACCTGTGGGAGTCCCCCGACGAGGGGCGAGACCCCGAGGACCGGTCCGACGACCTCTTCGGAACGGACCGGTGA
- a CDS encoding DUF7117 family protein, translated as MKVRGERECRDCGCRWSYYETGSVECPDCGSLKSVGTADRAVHTDTPVSLDLSAHRARFGEARGTLPAEGVDELKRDLREYVRKRGFIRGGELRRLDATYLAARELLEAVDVHDRLRDPTDADREYLLALLAGAAEGDRPTTTAVPETVREARGMAAARAVDEYREDLSTFLDALARDGSDGDEPSVTVADADGDPAGRVPPAREVLERLRDRTKRVEALGGDVAPETADALVEAANALGDYVRTGDDASLDRARDRLDAAEA; from the coding sequence ATGAAGGTCCGCGGCGAACGCGAGTGTCGCGACTGCGGGTGCCGCTGGTCGTACTACGAGACCGGGAGCGTCGAGTGTCCCGACTGCGGGAGCCTCAAGAGCGTCGGGACCGCGGACCGCGCGGTCCACACCGACACGCCCGTCTCCCTCGATTTGAGCGCCCACCGCGCCCGGTTCGGCGAGGCGCGCGGGACGCTCCCGGCGGAGGGCGTCGACGAGCTGAAACGCGACCTCCGCGAGTACGTCCGCAAGCGGGGGTTCATCCGCGGCGGCGAGCTCCGGCGACTGGACGCCACGTACCTCGCGGCGCGCGAACTGCTCGAGGCGGTCGACGTCCACGACCGCCTGCGCGACCCGACGGACGCGGACCGGGAGTACCTCCTCGCGCTGCTCGCCGGCGCGGCGGAGGGCGATCGACCGACGACGACCGCCGTTCCCGAGACCGTTCGCGAGGCTCGGGGAATGGCCGCCGCCCGCGCCGTCGACGAGTACCGCGAGGACCTGTCGACGTTCCTCGACGCGCTGGCGCGGGACGGGTCGGACGGCGACGAGCCGTCGGTGACGGTCGCCGACGCCGACGGTGACCCGGCGGGGCGCGTCCCGCCGGCACGCGAGGTCCTCGAACGCCTCCGCGACCGGACGAAACGCGTCGAGGCGCTCGGCGGCGACGTCGCGCCGGAGACCGCCGACGCCCTCGTCGAGGCGGCGAACGCCCTCGGCGACTACGTTCGGACCGGAGACGACGCGTCCCTCGACCGCGCCCGCGACCGCCTCGACGCGGCCGAGGCGTAG